One genomic segment of Chitinophaga sancti includes these proteins:
- a CDS encoding DUF4253 domain-containing protein, with protein MSKVLLSFAAVTLLFSCTYFGKEVPISEQDRALADSLHFDRSAISAIRSLTTAPLHTLGEDAGVEFEYNPKPEKYERIRKKLRSAGYLLFKSEENYGNLPDQYAVIKSNDQFDIIRLKCTAAPNYDISNDSLLFRLHDWHNRYSLEILGAGSDWFEARIAHIPPADLDAFAREIHNFCPDIAEEGVGNVEDLVQELKDTKTLYLWWD; from the coding sequence ATGAGCAAAGTTCTTTTATCCTTTGCGGCTGTCACCCTCCTTTTTTCCTGCACTTACTTTGGAAAAGAGGTACCCATCAGTGAACAGGATCGTGCTTTGGCGGATTCCCTGCATTTTGACCGGAGCGCTATTTCCGCCATCCGGTCACTTACTACGGCACCGTTACATACCCTTGGAGAAGATGCAGGGGTAGAGTTTGAGTATAACCCCAAGCCAGAGAAATACGAGCGGATCCGCAAAAAACTGAGGTCTGCCGGCTATCTCCTCTTTAAATCTGAAGAAAATTACGGGAACCTTCCTGACCAATATGCCGTGATCAAATCCAATGATCAGTTTGACATCATCCGGTTAAAATGCACGGCTGCTCCTAATTACGACATCTCCAATGATAGTTTACTATTCAGACTGCACGACTGGCACAATCGATACTCCCTGGAGATCCTTGGAGCAGGTAGCGACTGGTTTGAGGCCAGAATAGCGCATATCCCACCCGCAGACCTCGATGCCTTTGCCAGGGAAATACATAATTTTTGTCCGGATATTGCTGAGGAAGGTGTTGGAAACGTGGAAGATCTCGTCCAGGAGCTAAAAGACACAAAGACTCTGTACCTCTGGTGGGATTAA
- a CDS encoding sugar phosphate isomerase/epimerase — protein MKTIKGPGIFLAQFLGDTAPFNSLESICKWAAGLGFKGVQIPTSDPNIFDLQKAAESKTYADEIKGLVQSTGLEITELSTHLQGQLVAVHPAFSDLFDAFAPADKRGKPAARTEWAVQQLKYAAKASRNLGLDAHATFSGALLWHTVYPWPQRPAGLVETGFKELANRWLPILNEFEENGVDVCYEIHPGEDLHDGVTYERFLEATGNHKRACLLYDPSHFVLQCLDYLEYIDIYHEKIKMFHVKDAEFNPTGRSGVYGGYQGWVDRPGRFRSLGDGQVDFKAVFSKLTQYDFSGWAVMEWECCLKHPEDGAREGAPFIKDHIIRVTEKAFDDFASAGADESLNRKVLGLE, from the coding sequence ATGAAAACTATCAAAGGACCCGGTATATTTCTGGCGCAGTTCCTGGGTGACACTGCCCCTTTCAATTCATTGGAGAGCATCTGTAAATGGGCGGCAGGCTTAGGTTTTAAAGGCGTGCAGATCCCTACTTCCGATCCAAATATCTTCGATCTGCAAAAGGCTGCTGAAAGCAAAACGTATGCTGATGAGATCAAAGGATTAGTGCAATCTACCGGTTTGGAAATCACTGAACTCTCTACTCACCTGCAGGGACAACTGGTAGCTGTGCATCCTGCATTCAGCGATCTGTTCGATGCATTTGCACCTGCTGACAAAAGAGGTAAACCTGCTGCACGTACTGAATGGGCGGTGCAGCAACTGAAATATGCTGCAAAAGCAAGTCGTAACCTGGGCCTCGATGCGCATGCTACTTTCAGTGGTGCATTGCTCTGGCATACGGTGTATCCATGGCCACAGCGCCCTGCTGGCCTCGTTGAAACCGGGTTTAAAGAACTGGCGAATCGTTGGTTGCCGATCCTCAATGAATTTGAAGAGAATGGCGTAGACGTCTGTTATGAAATTCACCCCGGTGAAGATCTGCATGATGGCGTTACTTACGAACGTTTCCTGGAAGCGACTGGTAATCATAAACGTGCCTGTTTGCTATACGACCCAAGTCATTTTGTATTACAATGTCTCGACTACCTGGAATATATCGACATCTATCATGAAAAGATCAAAATGTTCCATGTGAAAGATGCAGAATTCAATCCTACTGGTCGTTCCGGTGTATATGGCGGTTACCAGGGTTGGGTAGATCGTCCGGGTAGATTCCGTTCACTGGGTGATGGTCAGGTTGATTTTAAAGCCGTGTTCAGTAAGCTCACGCAATATGATTTTTCAGGTTGGGCGGTGATGGAATGGGAGTGCTGCCTGAAGCATCCGGAAGATGGTGCGAGAGAGGGTGCACCGTTCATCAAAGATCACATTATTCGTGTGACAGAAAAGGCGTTCGACGATTTTGCCAGTGCAGGCGCGGACGAAAGTCTGAACAGAAAGGTACTCGGTCTGGAATAA
- a CDS encoding ThuA domain-containing protein, whose amino-acid sequence MKKLFVGIVCATALLMLYPMTRLIAADRPRLLVFSKTMGFRHDCIPVAKVAFIKLGQDNGFDVDTTEDASAFEYKNLKKYAAVLFLNTTGNVLDDKQQVAMEKYIHKGGGFMGIHAATDTEYDWPWYNKLVGAWFTSHPAQQQATLQVVDKNNDATRHLGDKWSRWDEWYNFKDLNPDVHVLIKIDESSYKGGKNGDNHPMAWYHDFDGGRAFYTELGHTKESYSDKMYMRHVLGGLRYVMGLKAATASTAGTFY is encoded by the coding sequence ATGAAAAAACTGTTTGTTGGCATTGTATGTGCCACCGCACTGTTGATGTTGTATCCTATGACCCGGTTGATAGCCGCGGATCGTCCACGCCTGCTGGTTTTTTCGAAAACGATGGGCTTTCGTCATGATTGTATTCCTGTTGCTAAAGTTGCTTTCATCAAGCTGGGACAGGACAATGGATTTGATGTGGACACCACGGAAGACGCCAGTGCATTTGAATACAAGAATCTAAAGAAGTATGCGGCAGTGTTGTTCTTAAATACGACAGGCAATGTGCTGGATGACAAGCAACAGGTCGCTATGGAAAAATATATTCACAAAGGCGGTGGTTTCATGGGCATTCATGCTGCAACTGATACGGAGTATGACTGGCCATGGTACAATAAGCTGGTAGGAGCCTGGTTCACCAGTCATCCGGCACAACAGCAGGCTACCCTGCAGGTAGTAGACAAGAATAACGACGCCACCCGTCACCTGGGCGATAAATGGTCCAGGTGGGATGAGTGGTACAATTTTAAAGATCTGAACCCCGATGTACATGTGCTCATCAAAATAGATGAGAGCAGTTACAAAGGCGGTAAGAACGGCGATAACCACCCCATGGCATGGTATCATGATTTCGATGGAGGCAGAGCTTTTTATACAGAGCTGGGGCATACTAAAGAATCGTATAGCGATAAGATGTACATGCGGCATGTACTGGGCGGACTGAGATATGTGATGGGCTTGAAAGCCGCTACCGCTAGCACGGCAGGAACCTTTTACTAA
- a CDS encoding Gfo/Idh/MocA family oxidoreductase: MNRKLRMGMIGGGKNAFIGAIHRIAANMDGLIELKAGAFSSDPELSKASGEMLFLHPDRTYPDYKTMLEAEANKPADEKLDFIAIVTPNHVHFEPAMLALEKGFHVAIDKPITFTLEEAKQLKAKVEATGLSLLLTHTYTGYPMVKQAKQMVKNGVFGKIRKVYVEYPQGWLSTFSEKDSKGAAWRTDPSRSGKAGCMGDIGTHAANLAEYISGLKIDKLCADLNIVVPGRALDDDGGVLLKFDNGASGVLIASQVAAGEENNLTIRVYGEKGGIEWSQMEPNTLLVKWLDKPTEIYRAGNNYGALQSSFAIHNTRTPGGHPEGYLEAFGNLYRNFALTLLAKLNGETPAPEALDFPGVDDGVRGMAFIENVVKSGQSNEKWTKFEI, translated from the coding sequence ATGAACCGTAAGTTAAGAATGGGAATGATTGGGGGCGGTAAGAATGCCTTCATCGGTGCTATTCATAGAATTGCAGCGAACATGGATGGACTGATTGAATTGAAAGCAGGTGCTTTCAGCTCTGACCCTGAACTCTCTAAAGCCTCCGGCGAAATGTTGTTCCTCCACCCTGACAGGACTTATCCTGACTATAAGACGATGCTGGAGGCAGAAGCGAACAAACCGGCTGATGAAAAACTGGATTTTATTGCCATTGTTACGCCCAATCACGTGCACTTTGAACCAGCTATGCTCGCGCTGGAAAAAGGTTTTCATGTAGCCATCGACAAACCCATCACATTTACCCTCGAAGAAGCCAAACAACTGAAAGCAAAGGTGGAAGCTACCGGCCTCTCCCTCCTGCTCACCCACACTTACACTGGTTACCCTATGGTAAAACAGGCGAAGCAAATGGTAAAAAACGGTGTATTTGGCAAGATCAGAAAAGTCTATGTTGAATATCCACAGGGGTGGCTCAGCACTTTCTCTGAAAAAGATAGTAAAGGTGCTGCCTGGCGTACAGACCCCAGCCGCTCTGGTAAAGCAGGTTGTATGGGCGATATCGGTACCCACGCTGCCAATCTGGCCGAGTATATCAGTGGACTGAAAATAGACAAACTGTGTGCTGATCTCAATATCGTAGTTCCCGGTCGTGCACTGGATGACGACGGTGGGGTATTGTTGAAATTCGATAATGGTGCTTCTGGTGTGCTCATTGCTTCCCAGGTGGCGGCTGGTGAAGAAAATAATCTCACCATCAGGGTATATGGTGAAAAAGGCGGTATCGAATGGTCACAGATGGAACCTAATACCCTGCTGGTAAAATGGCTGGATAAACCTACTGAAATTTATCGCGCTGGTAATAACTATGGCGCCCTGCAAAGTAGTTTTGCCATCCACAATACCCGCACTCCCGGCGGACATCCGGAAGGTTACCTCGAAGCCTTTGGCAACCTGTATCGCAACTTCGCACTCACGCTGCTGGCTAAATTAAATGGTGAAACACCTGCACCTGAGGCACTCGATTTTCCAGGTGTGGATGATGGCGTAAGAGGCATGGCCTTCATTGAGAACGTCGTGAAATCAGGACAAAGCAACGAAAAATGGACAAAATTTGAAATCTGA
- a CDS encoding DUF1080 domain-containing protein has translation MKLLIPVLALSLSSVAVFAQQPNTLTAKEQKDGWKLLFDGKTTTGWHSYLQSTATDRWKVTDGAFVLDTAVKKGGGDLVTNDEYENYDFTYEWKISEGGNSGLIFSVHEDPKYGATYLTGAEMQVLDDARHPDGKYPKHNSGDLYDLKKSTKEAAKPVGEWNKARILKKDGHLTFWLNGTKTIETTIGSDEWKELLANSKFKTWEGFMKYAKGHIALQDHGNVVSYRSLKIKTL, from the coding sequence ATGAAATTGCTCATTCCCGTTTTGGCGCTCAGTCTCTCGTCGGTCGCTGTTTTCGCGCAACAACCCAATACTTTAACTGCAAAGGAACAAAAGGACGGCTGGAAATTATTATTTGATGGCAAGACGACTACAGGCTGGCACTCTTATCTGCAATCCACTGCTACTGACAGGTGGAAGGTAACTGATGGCGCATTTGTACTCGATACTGCTGTGAAGAAAGGTGGTGGCGACCTCGTTACCAACGATGAATATGAAAACTACGATTTTACCTACGAATGGAAGATCTCTGAAGGTGGCAACAGTGGCCTGATCTTCAGCGTACATGAAGATCCGAAATATGGTGCTACCTATCTGACAGGTGCTGAAATGCAGGTGCTGGACGATGCCCGTCATCCGGATGGTAAATATCCTAAACATAATTCAGGCGATCTGTATGATTTGAAGAAATCAACCAAAGAGGCTGCAAAACCAGTAGGAGAGTGGAACAAAGCACGCATCCTGAAAAAGGACGGCCATCTTACCTTCTGGCTCAATGGCACTAAAACCATTGAAACCACGATTGGCAGCGACGAATGGAAGGAGCTGTTAGCGAATAGTAAGTTTAAAACCTGGGAAGGTTTTATGAAATATGCGAAAGGTCACATCGCCCTGCAGGATCATGGCAATGTAGTGAGCTACCGCAGTCTCAAGATCAAAACACTCTAA
- a CDS encoding c-type cytochrome: MRMRYLAPFVLSAFFLASCGGSDNSSEKKDTSTSSSEAPVDNSMVKQGAAEAAASKGAGLIAQSDCLTCHKVDMKVVGPAYKEVAAKYEASEANIEMLADKIISGGSGHWGEVPMQAHPNVSKDDAKEMVKYILSLK, translated from the coding sequence ATGAGAATGCGTTATCTGGCACCATTCGTATTAAGTGCATTTTTCTTAGCCTCATGTGGTGGTAGCGATAACAGCAGCGAGAAGAAAGACACATCAACAAGCAGCAGCGAAGCGCCTGTTGATAACTCAATGGTAAAGCAAGGTGCAGCGGAAGCAGCAGCTTCGAAAGGCGCAGGTCTGATTGCACAGTCGGACTGTCTGACATGCCACAAAGTAGATATGAAAGTGGTAGGCCCTGCTTACAAAGAAGTAGCTGCCAAATATGAAGCCTCTGAGGCAAACATCGAAATGCTGGCTGACAAAATCATCTCTGGTGGTAGCGGTCATTGGGGCGAAGTTCCCATGCAGGCACACCCGAATGTATCGAAAGACGATGCCAAAGAAATGGTGAAGTACATTCTGTCTTTAAAGTAG